The nucleotide window TTTCAACCTTTATTTCGTTATATGTTCTTTTTACCTCTAGCTTTTGTAGGTATTGAGCCTTTACATATTATGTTTGCCTATGCAATGAATCAAAATTATGGAACTCTGTGTCACACTAATTTTATCAAAAGTAAATTAGGCTTATGGGGTTATATTTTTGTAACACCTTCTCATCATAGAGTTCATCATGCTTCTAATACAAAATACCTAGATAAGAATATGGGAATGGTATTAATTATTTGGGACAGAATGTTTGGTACTTTTAAAGCTGAGGAAAAAGAAACTGAATATGAAAAAATAAAATATGGATTAACATCAGAAATAGAAGATAAAGGTCCTATTAATATAGTTTTACACGAATGGAAAGAGATCTTCAAAGACTTTTTTGTTCGTAAGAAAAAACTACCTTTATCAACTCGTTTAAAATATGTTTTTATGCCTCCTGGATGGAGTCATGATGGTAGTACCAAAACAAGTAAAGAACTACAAAAAGATCTTTAGTTTTTAGAATACAGGGATTTCAAACGCTATCGCATATTTAAACCAATCAGAAGAGCTAAATAACTCTAACTTTTCTTTTATTCTTTTTCTATGGGTTGAAACTGTATTTGAGGCTATAAAAAGCATTTCAGAGATTTGTTTTGTTGAATTCCCTTTTATAACCAATTCAAAAACTTCTTTCTCTTTACAAGTTAATGATTTATATCGCTCTTCATTTTCTTTTCTAAACACTATTTCTTCTTCCTTTATTGGTGCTTCTATGCTATCGTTCATCTTTTTACTTTTTAATTACTACTACATTCATACACTAGAGATATTCCTCCCCAATTGTGCCAATACTTATAATTTACATCCCAAATCTCTGGAGAACGTAACTTATGATATACAGATAAAGTTGCTTTTCCTAAAGAGAAAGCAAGCCCTAAACTTGTATCTATAGTTAAAAAACCAGTTTTAGAATATGGCAACCTATAATTTGTTTCTCGAAATTGACCATGCAAGGAGGCATTATATACATTCAAATTCGTATTTAAATTCGCGTATAAGTAAACTTCTTTCTTTCTTTTCTTTAAAGTTACTCTGTTCTTTTTAGTTGATGCGCTACCAACAAAATTTGACATATCATCTGACCAACTCTCTTTATTGAAACAACCAAATCTAAATCCTAAATTATAAGTAATACCAGTTATATAAAATAAGTTATAGGTGTATCCATGATACATTTGAAATAATCGGGTATTAAAAGGAAGCAAATTCATTCTTTTCCTTGTATATAATATTGTAGGTTCTCCACCATCAGATATTTGATTATGCCAACCTTCTGGTTCTACTGATCCCATTGCTCTATGAATTGCAGTTTGAAAATAATTAGCGATTCCTGAACCTAAAAGACCTACATATAAAGTTTTTGAATAATATTCCGTATTTTCTTTATTCAACCCATGTCTTTTAAGAGATAAAAAAAGCACGTTTGAATAAGGTCTATCATTGTATTGAATTTCTTCTTTACTTATTATGTTTGGGGTAAATGCAACTACATCAAGAGAAAACTCAGAAGGAAGAAGATTATTTTCAGCTTTGGGAATTTTTAAAGTCTTAGAAAAAATAGAGTTCCATTTTGAATTAAAATTAGAGAAATGGAATCCTAAAGTATAATTTCTATCTTTATTTAATCCTAATGGTTTTACAAAAAAGTCTTCATCTATAGCAAAACTAAATCCTGATGAATTAATTGATTTCTCTTTGTTTTGTGACTTTAATGTGAAAGAAACAACTATCAAAAATGCGAAACATAAATATATTTTTTTACACATAACCTACCTAATATTTTTAAATACATTAAATTACTTATTTATTTTAATACTTAAAAAAATAAGTATGTTTAAAGCTTATTCAACAACATTGTAAATATTAATACAAAATTAATTGATGTTTCAAATAAAAATATCATACTTTAGTATG belongs to Tenacibaculum sp. MAR_2010_89 and includes:
- a CDS encoding sterol desaturase family protein, encoding MFDILNQDTLYFWSAPFFILIILIEMYFSYKAKAKNYEFKDTATNVYFALANFSLDLLMKTFSFLVMGLCFKYRFITWENPTVYWLLAFIGQDFLYYIHHYVDHHSRFFWAVHVTHHNSEFYNISTGFRSPVFQPLFRYMFFLPLAFVGIEPLHIMFAYAMNQNYGTLCHTNFIKSKLGLWGYIFVTPSHHRVHHASNTKYLDKNMGMVLIIWDRMFGTFKAEEKETEYEKIKYGLTSEIEDKGPINIVLHEWKEIFKDFFVRKKKLPLSTRLKYVFMPPGWSHDGSTKTSKELQKDL
- a CDS encoding lipid A-modifier LpxR family protein, translating into MCKKIYLCFAFLIVVSFTLKSQNKEKSINSSGFSFAIDEDFFVKPLGLNKDRNYTLGFHFSNFNSKWNSIFSKTLKIPKAENNLLPSEFSLDVVAFTPNIISKEEIQYNDRPYSNVLFLSLKRHGLNKENTEYYSKTLYVGLLGSGIANYFQTAIHRAMGSVEPEGWHNQISDGGEPTILYTRKRMNLLPFNTRLFQMYHGYTYNLFYITGITYNLGFRFGCFNKESWSDDMSNFVGSASTKKNRVTLKKRKKEVYLYANLNTNLNVYNASLHGQFRETNYRLPYSKTGFLTIDTSLGLAFSLGKATLSVYHKLRSPEIWDVNYKYWHNWGGISLVYECSSN
- a CDS encoding response regulator transcription factor; translation: MNDSIEAPIKEEEIVFRKENEERYKSLTCKEKEVFELVIKGNSTKQISEMLFIASNTVSTHRKRIKEKLELFSSSDWFKYAIAFEIPVF